In Uranotaenia lowii strain MFRU-FL chromosome 2, ASM2978415v1, whole genome shotgun sequence, one genomic interval encodes:
- the LOC129744352 gene encoding transmembrane channel-like protein 7 produces the protein MSGGKDRRSRASKTQGWEEAGGEFYQESYPADLEGMQRDPSKIATLLPSKQTRNATTRRVRPSQQDTKGTRRRTSFSTVARRGSQYHEIQVATMPDLSENLINEERTWEEIQEIKSMPVPMAQKREMKAQLQNATKLRLQGFEQIKWRRRKAWQSIRAKWGEYRTKLELWRMSLKTIEGNFGTGVVAYFLFLRWLMFLNLIVFGLISAFIVLPHVLLREPADLPCDQQEDGVSVQCCSESYLNATKSAEFSVLDVIQGTGFMEGTLLFYGMYTNMIYGYSPLEDRMQAKLAAAVSSRSVTVAPTTSTMRTTTTTTVGSTTVETTVGSTTISSTSFSSSSVSTMAMEASTTTISTVLGDVRSGNFSSLNDSSFEAFFMEAGEAGNQISGTVLYYDFPLVYVIITAICYVVALIAIMKAVVRQFTERIAEGEGLFYQYCNLVFGGWDFCIHNEKSADIKHKALYNEIRSLLHTKRFENERINRSRDFMVKLIAIRGLINLIVIVILLLAIVIIYALFNESMSKLDPNFQPNHFVNFPRVSSWPSFSSFGYSSTATISSTSSTPLFYAISKDSSSPSLDETSEITITLTDRLLVMFYEFLPYIAIVCMNLVVPLFFNYLVQFEKYSPIFVVKITLFRTVFLRLSSLAVLLSRFYFLVKPKIHPMSTTNNSTETFFTNFTLESNSTDSNQCHDAERGTPQCWETFVGQQFYKLFIVDFVTHFLVTFFVNFPRAMIARHSSSRIAKFIGEQEFELSKHVLDVIYSQTLCWLGTFYTPFLPAIAAILFFFMFYIKKFACLVNSNPSTILYRASRSNSLFMSTLLISFAVAIIPVVYAWAEIIPSRSCGPFRGLHSVWDRAINAFMKLPQFFQAFIFFFGTASFAIPCFVVLTFFIYYYYAVSAANRHMVSVLKHQLVLEGHDKQFLLSRLSLFIKQQQEYQKRMMRQAAEQQQQLAQQQSNNSVASSHGSSQLPPPPPLVGPKPVQEVQPPLPPRADRDSKPSSRDRDRKDNSGTVVDLK, from the exons ATGTCCGGTGGTAAGGATCGACGATCACGGGCCAGCAAAACCCAGGGCTGGGAGGAAGCCGGTGGGGAGTTCTATCAGGAGAGCTACCCGGCCGATTTGGAAGGTATGCAGCGGGATCCGTCCAAGATAGCGACCCTGTTACCCTCGAAGCAGACTAGAAATG CAACGACCCGACGGGTACGGCCGTCTCAGCAGGACACCAAGGGAACCCGCCGGAGGACCAGCTTTTCTACGGTGGCTCGCCGAGGTTCGCAATATCACGAGATACAGGTGGCCACGATGCCCGACCTATCAG AAAACCTTATAAACGAAGAGCGCACATGGGAGGAAATACAGGAAATCAAATCGATGCCGGTCCCGATGGCCCAAAAACGGGAAATGAAGGCACAGTTGCAG AATGCCACCAAGCTGCGGTTGCAGGGTTTCGAACAGATCAAGTGGCGCCGGCGGAAAGCGTGGCAGAGCATCCGGGCGAAGTGGGGCGAATACCGCACCAAACTGGAACTATGGCGAATGTCGCTGAAGACGATCGAGGGCAATTTCGGGACCGGTGTGGTGGCCTATTTTCTCTTTCTACGGTGGTTGATGTTTTTGAACTTGATCGTGTTTGGGCTGATATCGGCGTTCATCGTGCTGCCGCATGTGTTACTGCGGGAACCGGCGGATTTGCCGTGTGATCAGCAGGAGGATGGTGTTTCGGTACAGTGCTGTTCCGAGTCGTATCTGAACGCGACGAAGAGTGCTGAGTTTTCGGTGCTAGATGTGATTCAAGGAACGGGTTTCATGGAGGGAACTCTGCTGTTCTACGGCATGTACACCAACATGATCTATGGATACAGTCCGTTGGAGGATCGGATGCAGGCAAAGCTGGCCGCTGCCGTGAGTAGCAGAAGCGTAACCGTGGCTCCGACTACTTCGACGatgaggacgacgacgacgactacgGTGGGTAGTACAACAGTTGAAACTACTGTCGGTAGTACTACAATTAGTAGTACTAGTTTTAGCAGTAGCAGTGTTAGTACAATGGCTATGGAAGCTAGCACTACAACCATTAGTACTGTACTAGGGGATGTTCGGAGTGGTAATTTTAGTAGTCTTAACGATAGCTCATTTGAAGCCTTCTTCATGGAAGCGGGGGAAGCGGGAAATCAAATCAGTGGAACGGTTCTGTACTACGATTTTCCACTGGTTTATGTAATCATAACGGCTATCTGCTACGTGGTGGCACTAATCGCAATTATGAAGGCTGTGGTGCGGCAATTTACGGAACGTATTGCCGAGGGTGAGGGACTGTTCTACCAGTACTGTAACCTGGTTTTTGGAGGCTGGGATTTTTGTATCCACAATGAAAAATCCGCTGATATTAAGCATAAAGCACTGTACAATGAGATACGGTCGCTCCTTCATACGAAGCGTTTTGAGAATGAGCGCATTAATCGCTCGCGAGATTTTATGGTTAAGCTAATAGCGATAAGaggtttaataaatttaatagtGATTGTGATACTACTGTTAGCTATAGTCATCATCTATGCGCTGTTCAACGAATCGATGTCCAAGTTGGATCCCAACTTTCAACCGAATcactttgtcaattttccaCGGGTATCGTCTTGGCCATCGTTCTCATCGTTTGGTTATTCCTCAACGGCAACCATTTCGTCGACCAGTTCAACTCCTCTTTTCTATGCCATTTCAAAAGATTCCTCCTCACCTTCGTTAGACGAGACAAGTGAAATAACGATTACACTAACCGATCGATTATTGGTTATGTTTTACGAGTTCCTTCCCTACATCGCTATCGTATGTATGAATTTAGTTGTTCCTCTGTTCTTCAACTACCTGGTGCAATTTGAGAAGTATTCACCGATTTTCGTGGTAAAAATCACGCTCTTCCGTACCGTCTTTCTTCGGCTGTCCTCGTTAGCGGTGCTGCTGAGCAGATTTTACTTTCTCGTTAAACCAAAAATTCATCCAATGTCGACAACCAACAACAGCACGGAAACGTTTTTCACCAACTTCACGCTAGAAAGTAACAGTACCGATAGCAATCAATGTCACGATGCGGAACGTGGAACGCCACAATGCTGGGAAACCTTCGTCGGTCAACAGTTTTACAAACTGTTTATCGTGGACTTTGTCACTCACTTTCTGGTCACGTTCTTCGTAAACTTCCCAAGGGCGATGATCGCTCGGCATTCGAGCAGTCGGATCGCCAAGTTCATCGGCGAGCAAGAGTTTGAGCTTTCGAAGCACGTACTGGATGTGATCTATTCGCAGACCCTATGCTGGCTGGGTACGTTCTACACGCCCTTCCTGCCGGCAATCGCTgcgattcttttctttttcatgtTCTACATCAAAAAGTTCGCGTGTCTAGTCAACTCGAATCCATCCACGATATTGTACCGGGCTTCCCGCTCAAACTCTCTCTTCATGTCCACCCTGCTTATCTCCTTCGCCGTTGCCATCATTCCAGTAGTGTATGCGTGGGCCGAAATCATTCCATCTCGTTCTTGTGGCCCTTTCCGGGGGCTGCATTCCGTCTGGGACCGTGCCATAAATGCCTTCATGAAGTTACCCCAATTTTTCCAAGCCTTCATCTTCTTCTTCGGCACCGCTTCGTTTGCCATTCCCTGCTTTGTGGTGCTAACGTTCTTCATCTACTACTACTACGCCGTATCGGCGGCCAATCGACATATGGTATCGGTGCTCAAACACCAGCTGGTGCTCGAAGGTCACGATAAGCAGTTTCTGCTCAGTCGGTTGAGTCTGTTCATCAAACAGCAGCAAGAGTATCAGAAGCGCATGATGCGACAGGCTgccgaacagcagcagcagctggcCCAACAACAATCGAACAACAGTGTGGCCAGCTCGCATGGGTCTTCGCAACTGCCGCCACCACCGCCGTTGGTTGGGCCGAAACCGGTCCAAGAAGTGCAACCTCCACTGCCGCCAAGGGCCGATCGAGACTCGAAGCCGAGCAGCAGGGATCGGGACCGTAAGGATAATAGCGGTACCGTAGTGGACCTCAAGTAA